The following coding sequences lie in one Xanthomonas hyacinthi genomic window:
- a CDS encoding putative Ig domain-containing protein, with translation MADRLDYALLANRVYNRPEVNRIPTSPDWKEKAWIKDDAITGFSAGVYQRDNEIVISFTGSNEALINDFAVANIPAGLGAGSVQILQAMTLVMNVIAQNPGAQISFTGHSLGGGLASMMSVFFDLPSTTFDAAPFQATAVDVAEVVNLHAQLAIAGFFNTEFDAYVQSLATEFAARESQVTSYYLEGEILELIRFPMTVIEGNAMPAISIGTPSVLDGTSFLTSLSPRAELHSMTLLQAAMYSEDFRLGMAQQRLALAEFIDPSLYGSSADQEPPNLMAQLMIRHLADLEAGSPLARLDAIGQDLQRIGTAGTASETTLNKGIIDALSEYYFFQKDAVGAGLVENVSGGISLDMSRFSQDGDGRGRNRLSRALWDFLKDGGSSSPLLSRMGKLVIQNGDSGLSYDGDGNNELVIGGRESDTLRGGAGDDYLYGLDGSDDLEGGAGNDFLAGGLGDDNYRFRSSDTAEITLDRIADSDGSGHIWFDGSVITVGQRTSEVAWLDSTGKLQLTFLDSGNGRGTLVIDVIATHGSIRVQDWAQGNLSLSLGGQVPVVDGSQLTGEDDLFGSNGNNVGADTIKALGGNDGLEGGAGDDHLDGGAGNDLILGGTGNDVLIGGEGNDYIYDGYERASFSELDTTPDSDTGKSEQDEFYERVNELGAAVLDHGKAWYIADLIYAPGWTELDTNATPSGDDMIDAGGGNDTVVAGDGNDIIRGGSGNDRLTGGYDNDVIFGEADDDTISGDYPDAAGAGNSIGWRSSAQANHKGNDAIDGGAGNDSISGNGGNDVLSGGDDNDRIWGRGMAGAADSDDADSDYIDGGAGDDILTGDDGDDVIIGGIGNDNIWGDNSQAGTRHGNDSIDAGAGNDFVSGGGGDDMIEGGAGSDTLTGDARDIDGSAHGRDLIHGGADNDIIDGGGGDDALYGDDGDDQIVGDVASDGTLAAAYHGNDYLDGGAGNDLLIGNGGNDQLSGGTGDDELQGGDGDDLLDGGAGKDVLHGEAGDDTLSGGDDDDKLYGGAGDDRLSGGTGVDTLAGGDGKDVLDGGDGNDILDGEAGNDTIYGGAGDDTIDVDDGDDTVYAGVGNDSIYAGAGNDVIHAEDGNDIVTAAEGDDQVYGGAGSDTLHGSAGNDTLYGEDGDDHLIGGAGNDTLIGGAGLNRYYFDRQFGQDVIELAIGSQDQIYLQQGIAAEEVTFTRDQDDLVLAMADGSSLRVVGYFATGTAAWIQLGDGSWISRELIDSGVYYGTVTGGSGAGENLQGTEGDDRLYGLGGNDTIDGQGGNDLIDGGQGNDTLSDGQGNDFVYGGAGNDVINLVHNGGGNGSDVIDGGAGDETYNVAWGSGYDVIVNLDAVNAGSDTINLVGISQNMVMNYQVDGNDLMIFVSGSAGSPGATADNTIVLEGFLANGGHRVRFAEGTELSATDFQQRSWTGTSGDDTYVGTFAPDVINGLGGNDTLSGMDGNDSIYGGEGDDVLDGGSGNDVLYGDDGNDIVRGGDGDDRLYMGFRGNYVDRYIGGNGNDAYYLNHNYTSSASPPTTQSSNIEEEAGGGIDTLYTNFYNATLGANVENLVYTPANFWWPDSPSQLSGNALDNVIQVIRTSSASHMPDLSFRLDGKGGKDTLMGSSSKETYVVDSADDIIVEQQTDYDSIDTVEASLDYSIETRLDLENIRLTGAAVSAIGNSDDNLLEGYLATGINQLSGLGGNDTYLVTRKDVVIESAGGGNDTVVIAAWDETTSMNMWVSVSDYANVENLTLYTVYGDGVRLLGNLRGDDGGNMLKGNMFSNEVRGGGGNDVIWGDYKNPLDSQAASSSYRDILYGEGGDDTIMSSVYGADLYGGAGNDILIGIGGAYLNGSYTRSYGWSDRFFYDVGGGTDRIRSWNGSTDDFDQVIFGEGVNPDDVVWSQDGTSLVIQVGSDPNDRLIVENYWRESAPGQYTLIQPIDEFVFADGTVRRGDLSQLPYDNNAPVANWFQLPATARVGEAFEFALPDGAFTDDADDTLTYSLSGPTWMSIDPVTGTISGTPPQDAEQVSLTITATDRFGESASTYGSFKVIAVMLGTEGDDVITGTARGEELYGLAGNDRLAGGGGTNVLYGGKGDDTYVLTEPSYDSIVELADEGFDTVESSLYTYTTAESIERVVLVEGSSAYLAYGASGTQELVGNSAANYLNGGTGADRMAGGAGDDVYIVDDADDVVVEGAGEGEDQVLASLTWTLSANVEIGSLTDGADLGLTGNDLANTLYGNDSNNALDGGLGADSLYGYGGDDTYYVDTDADSIVEDEGQGIDTIVRGFGSQYVLADNVENLRLIGSADQGNGNALDNFIEGSAADNTLLGLDGADELRGMAGNDTLWGGNGDDLLVGGEGDDMYVIDATTGSDRVDNTGGGTDWLILENGITTSQLALARDGDDLVVTVHGNASQRITVTDHFLGGDMALDYLQPASGSALNTAAINALVTNNGGGSDHGGGTPGTGNDADYPAQQTGTAAGEQIVGSSGRDLIKGLGGGDTLFGMGADDKLDGGDGNDHLSGGNGSFSGSGNDILIGGAGADQLVGEDGADVLFGGTGDDTYFYAAGSGVDSVDNTGGGSDWLYFDGIERARLTYHRDGDDLIVRVDGDAAQQMRVLDHFLGGEQAIAYVQPGDGGYAISAATIAEQLTPLGSASRSTASASLTAAPTLEALEFGADEAGTLAQAIDAFAIGASILHAPMAMPAGRAPAVRPQLGGALPPSASGDIAALDAGNLELPVAPSAPAGAAGQPRAELHQLIDSLASVAGRSVLPAANDMGFDELGIASRTSFWRMPHSNASVHLRRMEL, from the coding sequence ATGGCAGATAGACTTGACTACGCACTTCTGGCAAACCGGGTCTACAATCGACCTGAAGTGAATCGCATTCCTACTTCGCCGGACTGGAAAGAAAAGGCGTGGATTAAAGATGACGCGATCACCGGATTCTCTGCTGGCGTCTACCAAAGGGATAACGAGATTGTTATCTCGTTCACGGGTTCCAACGAGGCGTTGATTAACGACTTCGCCGTGGCGAACATCCCGGCCGGCCTCGGTGCAGGCTCGGTGCAGATACTGCAGGCGATGACTTTGGTGATGAATGTCATAGCGCAGAACCCGGGTGCACAAATCAGCTTCACGGGTCACTCCCTCGGCGGTGGTCTGGCCTCCATGATGAGCGTGTTCTTCGACTTGCCATCCACCACGTTTGACGCTGCACCTTTCCAGGCCACTGCGGTCGACGTGGCAGAAGTTGTCAATCTCCATGCGCAGCTCGCGATCGCGGGATTTTTCAATACAGAGTTCGATGCCTATGTGCAGTCCTTGGCGACCGAATTCGCAGCTCGGGAGTCGCAGGTAACCAGCTATTACCTTGAGGGCGAAATCCTCGAATTGATCCGGTTTCCCATGACAGTCATCGAAGGGAATGCGATGCCGGCAATAAGCATCGGCACACCTTCAGTTCTCGACGGTACAAGCTTTCTCACCAGCCTGAGTCCTCGTGCTGAACTCCACTCGATGACGCTGTTGCAGGCAGCGATGTACTCCGAAGACTTCCGGCTCGGAATGGCCCAGCAGCGCTTAGCGCTCGCGGAGTTCATCGATCCTTCGCTCTATGGAAGCAGTGCGGACCAGGAACCGCCAAATTTGATGGCGCAACTCATGATCCGTCACTTGGCTGATCTGGAGGCTGGCAGTCCGTTGGCGCGGCTGGATGCGATTGGCCAGGACCTGCAGCGCATCGGTACCGCGGGAACCGCATCCGAGACGACTCTCAACAAGGGCATCATCGATGCACTTTCCGAATACTATTTCTTTCAGAAAGACGCGGTCGGCGCAGGCCTGGTGGAGAACGTTAGCGGTGGCATTTCCCTAGACATGTCGCGCTTCTCCCAAGATGGAGATGGGCGAGGCAGGAATCGTCTTTCCAGAGCATTGTGGGATTTCCTCAAAGATGGCGGTAGTAGCTCTCCCTTGCTTAGCAGAATGGGAAAGCTGGTAATTCAGAATGGCGATAGCGGTCTTTCCTACGATGGCGACGGCAACAACGAGCTTGTGATCGGTGGGAGAGAGAGCGATACGCTTAGAGGAGGGGCGGGCGATGACTACCTTTATGGTCTGGATGGTAGTGACGATCTAGAGGGTGGCGCGGGGAACGACTTCCTTGCAGGTGGGCTTGGCGACGACAACTACCGCTTCCGGAGCAGCGATACGGCGGAAATCACCCTGGATCGCATCGCCGATTCGGACGGGAGCGGACATATCTGGTTTGATGGTAGCGTCATCACGGTTGGGCAACGGACTTCGGAAGTCGCCTGGCTCGACAGCACAGGCAAGCTCCAGTTGACCTTTCTGGACAGTGGCAACGGCCGCGGCACCTTGGTCATCGACGTGATTGCAACGCATGGCAGCATCCGGGTCCAGGACTGGGCTCAGGGTAATCTGAGTTTGAGCCTGGGCGGTCAAGTCCCCGTCGTTGATGGATCACAACTGACCGGTGAGGATGATCTTTTCGGTAGCAATGGCAACAACGTTGGCGCCGACACTATCAAAGCATTGGGCGGCAATGATGGCCTTGAAGGCGGTGCAGGCGACGACCACCTCGATGGTGGTGCCGGTAATGACCTAATTCTCGGCGGCACGGGTAATGACGTACTGATTGGTGGCGAAGGTAACGACTACATCTACGATGGATACGAGCGGGCGAGCTTCAGCGAGCTCGACACGACGCCCGATTCTGATACGGGCAAGAGCGAACAAGACGAGTTCTACGAACGCGTGAATGAGCTGGGTGCAGCGGTCCTCGATCATGGCAAAGCCTGGTACATCGCGGATTTGATCTATGCGCCTGGCTGGACAGAACTGGACACGAACGCCACACCGAGCGGAGACGACATGATCGATGCCGGCGGCGGCAACGACACGGTGGTGGCGGGCGACGGTAATGACATCATTCGCGGTGGAAGCGGAAACGACCGCCTGACGGGTGGCTACGACAATGACGTAATCTTCGGCGAGGCCGATGACGACACCATCAGTGGCGACTATCCGGATGCGGCAGGCGCCGGGAACTCTATAGGGTGGCGTTCGTCTGCCCAGGCAAATCACAAGGGCAACGACGCGATAGATGGCGGCGCCGGCAATGACAGTATCAGCGGCAATGGTGGCAACGACGTACTGTCCGGAGGCGACGACAATGACCGGATCTGGGGCCGAGGCATGGCAGGTGCTGCCGACAGCGACGATGCCGACAGCGACTACATCGATGGTGGCGCTGGCGACGACATTCTGACGGGCGATGACGGCGACGATGTCATCATCGGCGGCATAGGCAACGACAACATCTGGGGAGACAATAGCCAGGCCGGCACGCGTCACGGCAACGACAGCATCGATGCCGGGGCAGGCAATGACTTCGTCAGCGGTGGCGGAGGCGATGACATGATCGAGGGCGGTGCGGGCTCCGATACCTTGACCGGCGATGCTCGGGACATCGACGGATCTGCGCATGGACGTGACCTGATCCACGGCGGCGCCGACAACGACATCATCGATGGCGGGGGTGGGGACGATGCGCTGTACGGCGATGATGGAGATGACCAGATCGTCGGTGACGTGGCTTCCGACGGGACACTGGCCGCCGCGTATCACGGCAACGATTATCTGGATGGGGGCGCCGGAAACGACCTGCTGATCGGCAACGGCGGAAACGATCAGTTGTCCGGTGGGACGGGGGATGATGAATTGCAGGGTGGGGACGGTGACGACCTGCTCGATGGCGGTGCCGGCAAGGACGTTCTCCATGGTGAGGCCGGCGACGACACGCTCAGTGGTGGCGACGACGACGACAAGCTGTACGGTGGTGCTGGCGATGACCGCCTCAGCGGCGGCACTGGCGTGGATACGCTCGCAGGCGGGGACGGCAAGGATGTCCTTGATGGTGGTGATGGCAATGACATCCTCGATGGCGAGGCTGGCAACGACACGATCTATGGCGGCGCTGGCGATGACACCATTGATGTTGACGACGGCGACGATACGGTCTATGCCGGTGTCGGCAATGACAGCATCTACGCAGGGGCCGGGAACGACGTTATCCATGCCGAAGACGGAAACGATATCGTCACCGCCGCCGAGGGAGACGATCAGGTCTACGGCGGTGCCGGCAGCGATACGCTCCATGGCAGTGCAGGCAACGACACACTGTACGGCGAAGATGGCGACGACCATCTGATCGGTGGTGCGGGCAACGACACCCTGATCGGTGGAGCAGGGCTGAACCGCTACTACTTCGACCGTCAATTCGGCCAGGATGTTATCGAATTGGCCATCGGTAGCCAGGACCAGATCTACCTGCAGCAGGGGATCGCGGCCGAGGAGGTTACCTTCACCCGCGACCAGGATGATCTGGTCTTGGCTATGGCCGACGGCAGCAGCCTGCGAGTAGTCGGCTATTTCGCCACAGGCACCGCCGCATGGATCCAACTGGGCGACGGTTCCTGGATCAGTCGTGAATTGATCGACTCGGGCGTCTATTACGGTACCGTCACCGGCGGCAGTGGCGCTGGGGAAAACCTGCAGGGCACGGAAGGCGACGATCGCCTGTACGGCCTGGGAGGCAACGACACGATCGACGGCCAGGGCGGAAACGACTTGATCGACGGTGGCCAGGGCAACGACACCCTGTCAGACGGACAGGGCAACGACTTCGTCTATGGCGGCGCCGGAAACGATGTCATCAATTTGGTCCACAACGGCGGAGGGAACGGTTCGGATGTCATCGACGGCGGTGCCGGCGACGAGACCTACAACGTCGCCTGGGGCTCAGGTTACGATGTGATCGTCAACCTGGACGCCGTCAATGCCGGTAGCGACACCATCAATCTGGTCGGCATCAGCCAGAACATGGTGATGAACTACCAGGTCGACGGCAACGACCTGATGATCTTCGTCTCCGGAAGCGCCGGCAGTCCGGGTGCAACCGCCGACAACACGATCGTACTGGAGGGCTTTCTCGCCAACGGCGGCCATCGCGTGCGCTTCGCGGAAGGGACCGAGCTCTCGGCTACCGACTTCCAGCAGCGATCGTGGACGGGGACTTCGGGGGACGATACTTATGTCGGAACTTTTGCGCCAGACGTCATCAACGGACTAGGGGGCAACGACACCCTTTCCGGGATGGACGGAAACGACAGCATCTACGGCGGCGAGGGTGACGATGTGCTCGACGGTGGCTCGGGCAACGACGTATTGTACGGAGACGATGGCAATGACATCGTTCGCGGTGGTGACGGCGACGATCGTCTCTACATGGGGTTTAGGGGCAACTATGTCGATCGCTATATCGGCGGCAACGGCAATGACGCCTATTACCTCAACCACAACTACACTTCGTCTGCATCTCCGCCGACCACGCAGAGCAGCAATATCGAGGAAGAAGCTGGCGGAGGCATCGATACGCTCTATACCAACTTCTACAATGCCACGCTGGGTGCGAACGTCGAGAACCTGGTCTATACACCTGCCAACTTCTGGTGGCCGGATTCGCCCAGCCAACTGAGCGGCAACGCACTCGACAATGTCATCCAGGTCATCAGGACCTCCAGTGCATCTCATATGCCGGACCTGAGCTTCCGGCTGGACGGAAAAGGCGGCAAGGACACCTTGATGGGCAGTTCCAGCAAGGAGACCTATGTCGTCGACAGTGCTGACGACATCATCGTCGAGCAGCAGACGGACTACGACTCGATCGACACCGTCGAGGCGAGCCTGGATTATTCGATCGAAACCCGCCTAGACCTGGAGAACATCCGGCTCACAGGCGCGGCAGTGTCGGCGATCGGCAACAGCGACGACAACTTGCTGGAGGGTTACCTCGCTACCGGAATCAACCAGCTGTCCGGTCTTGGAGGAAACGATACCTACCTGGTCACCCGGAAGGACGTGGTGATCGAGTCGGCAGGCGGCGGCAATGACACAGTGGTCATCGCCGCCTGGGACGAGACGACCAGCATGAACATGTGGGTATCGGTGTCGGACTACGCCAACGTGGAGAACCTCACGCTGTACACCGTCTACGGCGACGGCGTCAGGCTGCTCGGCAATCTACGCGGAGACGATGGCGGAAACATGCTGAAGGGCAACATGTTCAGCAACGAGGTGCGCGGAGGAGGGGGTAATGACGTCATTTGGGGAGACTACAAGAACCCACTCGACAGCCAGGCTGCGAGTTCGTCCTATAGAGATATCCTCTATGGAGAGGGAGGAGACGACACGATCATGTCCTCCGTTTATGGCGCGGATCTATATGGCGGAGCCGGCAACGACATCTTGATCGGTATCGGCGGCGCCTACCTCAACGGAAGCTACACCAGGTCCTATGGATGGAGCGACCGATTCTTCTACGATGTGGGGGGCGGAACCGATAGGATCCGGTCCTGGAACGGCAGCACCGACGATTTCGACCAAGTCATCTTCGGTGAGGGCGTCAACCCGGACGACGTCGTCTGGTCGCAGGACGGCACCAGCCTCGTCATCCAGGTCGGCAGCGATCCGAACGACCGCCTGATCGTAGAGAACTACTGGCGGGAGAGTGCGCCGGGGCAGTACACGTTGATTCAACCGATCGACGAATTCGTGTTTGCAGACGGCACCGTCCGGCGGGGCGACCTTAGCCAGCTGCCGTACGACAACAATGCGCCTGTGGCGAACTGGTTCCAGCTTCCTGCCACGGCGCGCGTCGGAGAAGCGTTCGAATTTGCGTTGCCCGATGGAGCCTTCACCGACGATGCCGACGACACACTGACCTACTCGCTCAGCGGCCCGACCTGGATGAGCATCGATCCGGTCACCGGCACGATCAGCGGGACGCCGCCGCAGGACGCCGAGCAGGTCTCGTTGACGATCACCGCGACAGATCGATTCGGCGAATCCGCATCCACCTATGGGAGCTTCAAGGTGATCGCGGTTATGCTCGGCACCGAGGGCGACGACGTCATCACCGGCACCGCGCGCGGCGAGGAGTTGTATGGCCTAGCGGGCAATGATCGTCTCGCTGGCGGCGGAGGTACGAATGTCCTGTACGGGGGTAAGGGCGACGACACCTACGTTTTGACGGAGCCCAGCTACGACAGCATCGTGGAGCTGGCCGACGAGGGCTTCGATACCGTCGAGAGCAGCTTGTACACGTACACCACCGCCGAGAGCATCGAGCGGGTCGTCTTGGTCGAGGGTAGTTCGGCATACCTCGCGTACGGCGCCAGCGGCACCCAGGAGCTGGTCGGCAATTCCGCTGCCAACTACCTCAATGGCGGCACGGGTGCCGATCGCATGGCCGGCGGCGCGGGCGACGACGTGTACATCGTCGACGATGCCGACGATGTCGTCGTCGAGGGGGCAGGTGAGGGCGAGGACCAAGTCCTCGCCAGCCTGACATGGACGCTGTCGGCCAATGTGGAGATAGGCAGTCTGACAGACGGCGCGGACCTGGGGCTGACTGGCAATGACTTGGCCAATACCCTCTACGGCAACGACTCGAATAACGCGCTTGATGGTGGCCTTGGCGCGGACTCCCTGTACGGCTACGGCGGCGATGACACCTACTACGTCGATACGGACGCCGACAGCATCGTTGAGGATGAGGGCCAGGGCATCGATACCATCGTGCGTGGCTTCGGTAGCCAGTACGTCCTGGCCGACAATGTCGAGAACCTGCGCCTGATAGGCAGTGCCGACCAAGGCAATGGCAATGCGCTGGACAATTTCATCGAGGGCAGCGCCGCCGACAACACGTTACTAGGGCTGGACGGTGCCGACGAACTACGCGGCATGGCCGGCAACGACACGCTGTGGGGTGGCAATGGCGACGACCTGCTGGTGGGCGGCGAGGGTGACGACATGTATGTCATCGACGCCACGACTGGCAGCGACCGGGTCGACAATACCGGCGGCGGCACGGACTGGCTGATCTTGGAGAACGGCATCACGACTTCGCAGCTGGCCCTGGCCCGCGACGGCGACGATCTGGTCGTCACCGTCCACGGCAATGCCAGCCAGCGCATCACGGTCACCGATCACTTCCTCGGCGGCGATATGGCGCTGGACTACCTGCAGCCGGCCAGTGGTTCGGCCCTGAACACGGCGGCGATCAATGCACTGGTCACCAACAACGGCGGTGGAAGCGACCATGGTGGTGGCACGCCCGGCACCGGCAACGATGCCGACTATCCTGCGCAGCAAACCGGCACCGCGGCCGGCGAGCAGATCGTCGGCAGCAGCGGCCGCGATCTGATCAAGGGCCTGGGCGGCGGCGATACATTGTTCGGCATGGGCGCCGACGACAAGCTCGACGGCGGCGACGGCAACGACCACCTGTCCGGCGGCAACGGCAGTTTCAGCGGGTCGGGCAACGACATCCTGATCGGCGGTGCCGGCGCCGACCAGCTGGTCGGCGAGGACGGTGCAGACGTGCTGTTCGGCGGCACGGGCGACGACACCTACTTCTACGCCGCCGGCTCCGGCGTGGATAGCGTCGACAACACCGGCGGCGGCAGCGACTGGCTGTACTTCGATGGCATCGAGCGGGCGCGCCTGACCTACCACCGCGACGGCGACGACCTGATCGTACGCGTGGATGGTGACGCGGCGCAGCAGATGCGCGTGCTCGACCACTTCCTCGGCGGCGAACAGGCGATTGCCTACGTGCAGCCTGGCGATGGCGGCTACGCGATCTCGGCTGCGACCATCGCCGAGCAGCTGACGCCACTGGGTTCGGCCAGCCGCAGCACCGCGTCGGCGTCGCTGACGGCCGCGCCGACGCTGGAGGCGCTTGAATTCGGCGCGGACGAGGCGGGCACGCTGGCGCAGGCCATCGACGCCTTCGCCATCGGCGCGTCGATCCTGCACGCGCCGATGGCGATGCCAGCAGGCAGGGCGCCGGCAGTTCGTCCACAGCTCGGAGGCGCCCTGCCGCCATCGGCCAGTGGCGACATCGCAGCGCTGGATGCCGGCAATCTGGAGCTGCCGGTTGCGCCTTCGGCCCCGGCCGGCGCGGCCGGGCAGCCCCGTGCCGAACTGCATCAGCTGATCGACAGCCTGGCCAGCGTCGCTGGCCGGAGCGTGCTGCCGGCGGCCAACGACATGGGGTTCGACGAATTGGGTATCGCCAGCAGGACGTCGTTCTGGCGAATGCCGCACAGCAACGCCAGTGTGCATCTCCGTCGCATGGAACTGTGA
- a CDS encoding monovalent cation:proton antiporter-2 (CPA2) family protein, which produces MHSGGLELALVLLLAAVIAVPVFKRLGLGAVLAYLAAGVVLGPDGLGFVQDTERILNAAEIGVVMLLFLIGLELSPARLKLMRRAVFGAGTAQVALTALPLGVLLLGLDLNWKSALVVGLALALSSTAVGLQLLAERKALNSDYGRLGFAILLFQDLIAIPLLAAIPLLGGAKNDTLTWPEVAQALGALAVVVLCGRFVLRHLFRIVARTRMPEVFTASALLVVLGNAWFLQKAGLSPSLGAFLAGVLLADSEFRHELEAQIEPFQGLLLGVFFIAVGMGIDLDRIVAEPWLIAGGVATLLLVKFSLLVGIGRVARLPLRSALLLGSLLWLGGEFAFVVFTEAQRVQLLDDANHDRLVAVVGVSMALTPLLLIGMQRLLDGGNAAKPKRPPIPAASYDTVDAQRAQVLIAGMGRFGQVVARMLTAQRIPFVALEHNPDTVEDLRRFGNKIYYGDPSRPDLLRAAGSDGIGIFVVAMDDAETNIKTTRLIRRLYPKAQVLARARNRQHAWRLMDLGAEPFREVFASSLELSERVLVSLGLSADTARDRIARFRDHDEQLLRAQHLVYDDEAAVVQTSRDARADLMQLFEADLSEEAPGAADDGEAAAKTAS; this is translated from the coding sequence GTGCATAGCGGCGGTCTGGAGCTGGCGCTGGTATTGCTGCTGGCCGCGGTGATCGCGGTGCCGGTGTTCAAGCGCCTGGGCCTGGGCGCGGTGCTGGCCTACCTGGCCGCCGGCGTGGTGCTGGGTCCGGACGGGCTGGGCTTCGTGCAGGACACCGAGCGCATCCTCAACGCCGCCGAGATCGGCGTGGTGATGCTGCTGTTCCTGATCGGCCTGGAACTGTCGCCGGCGCGGCTGAAGCTGATGCGGCGTGCGGTGTTCGGCGCCGGCACCGCGCAGGTCGCGCTGACCGCGTTGCCGCTGGGCGTGCTGCTGCTGGGCCTGGACCTGAACTGGAAGAGCGCGCTGGTGGTGGGCCTGGCGCTGGCGCTGTCGTCCACCGCGGTGGGCCTGCAGTTGCTGGCCGAGCGCAAGGCGCTCAACAGCGACTACGGCCGGCTCGGCTTCGCGATCCTGCTGTTCCAGGACCTGATCGCGATCCCGCTGCTGGCCGCGATCCCCCTGCTCGGCGGGGCCAAGAACGACACCCTGACCTGGCCCGAGGTGGCGCAGGCGCTGGGGGCGCTGGCGGTGGTGGTGCTGTGCGGCCGCTTCGTGCTGCGCCATCTGTTCCGCATCGTGGCACGCACGCGCATGCCCGAGGTGTTCACCGCCAGCGCGCTGCTGGTGGTGCTGGGCAATGCGTGGTTCCTGCAGAAGGCCGGGCTGAGTCCCAGCCTGGGCGCGTTCCTGGCCGGCGTGCTGCTGGCCGACTCGGAATTCCGGCACGAACTGGAAGCGCAGATCGAGCCATTCCAGGGCCTGCTGCTGGGGGTGTTCTTCATCGCCGTGGGCATGGGCATCGACCTGGACCGCATCGTCGCCGAGCCGTGGCTGATCGCCGGCGGCGTGGCCACGCTGCTGCTGGTCAAGTTCAGCCTGCTGGTCGGCATCGGCCGGGTAGCGCGGCTGCCGCTGCGCAGCGCCTTGTTGCTGGGCAGCCTGCTGTGGCTGGGCGGCGAGTTCGCGTTCGTGGTGTTCACCGAGGCGCAGCGCGTGCAGTTGCTCGACGACGCCAACCACGACCGCCTGGTCGCGGTGGTCGGCGTGTCGATGGCGCTGACCCCGCTGCTGCTGATCGGCATGCAGCGCCTGCTCGATGGCGGCAACGCGGCCAAGCCGAAGCGCCCGCCGATCCCGGCGGCCAGCTACGACACCGTGGACGCGCAGCGCGCGCAGGTGCTGATCGCCGGCATGGGCCGCTTCGGCCAGGTCGTGGCGCGCATGCTGACCGCACAGCGGATCCCGTTCGTGGCGCTGGAGCACAACCCGGACACGGTCGAGGACCTGCGCCGCTTCGGCAACAAGATCTACTACGGCGACCCGAGCCGCCCGGACCTGTTGCGCGCAGCCGGCAGCGACGGCATCGGCATCTTCGTGGTGGCGATGGACGACGCGGAGACCAACATCAAGACCACGCGGCTGATCCGCCGCCTGTACCCGAAGGCGCAGGTGCTGGCGCGCGCGCGCAACCGCCAGCACGCCTGGCGGCTGATGGACCTGGGCGCCGAACCGTTCCGCGAGGTGTTCGCCTCCAGCCTGGAACTGAGCGAAAGGGTGCTGGTCAGCCTGGGCCTGAGCGCGGACACCGCGCGCGACCGCATCGCCCGCTTCCGCGACCACGACGAGCAGCTGCTGCGCGCGCAGCACCTGGTATACGACGACGAGGCGGCGGTGGTGCAGACCTCGCGCGATGCGCGCGCCGACCTGATGCAGCTGTTCGAGGCCGACCTGAGCGAAGAAGCACCCGGCGCGGCGGACGACGGCGAGGCGGCGGCGAAGACCGCATCGTAG
- a CDS encoding LysR family transcriptional regulator, with amino-acid sequence MATDLQDLFAFLAVLRAGGFREGARASGSSASSLSEAVRRLETRLGVRLFNRTTRSVLPTEAGARLAERLIPALGEVEAALDVVNGFRDRPSGTLRLNVPGAAARLVLPAIVTPFLKAYPEIRLEVIVEDSFVDMLAAGCDAGIRYDERLEQDMIAVPIGPRVQRFATAASPEYLAAHGHPQHPRDLLGHACLRGQFASGAIPAWEFERDGEIVLIEPSGPLLVRLGAAVDLAIDAAVGGLGVIHLFEDWLHPHLDSGALEPVLEPWWQSFSGPFLYYPGRRHLPAPLRAFVDFIRTP; translated from the coding sequence ATGGCCACGGACCTGCAAGACCTCTTCGCCTTCCTGGCGGTGCTGCGCGCCGGCGGCTTCCGCGAAGGCGCGCGCGCCAGCGGCAGCTCCGCCTCCAGCCTGAGCGAGGCGGTGCGGCGCCTGGAAACCCGGCTCGGCGTGCGCCTGTTCAACCGCACCACCCGCAGCGTGCTGCCGACCGAGGCCGGCGCACGCCTGGCCGAACGCCTGATCCCCGCCCTCGGCGAAGTGGAAGCGGCGCTGGACGTGGTCAATGGCTTCCGCGACCGCCCCAGCGGCACCCTGCGCCTCAACGTGCCAGGCGCCGCCGCGCGCCTGGTGCTGCCGGCGATCGTCACCCCGTTCCTGAAGGCCTATCCCGAGATCAGGCTGGAAGTGATCGTGGAAGACAGCTTCGTCGACATGCTGGCGGCCGGCTGCGATGCCGGCATCCGCTACGACGAGCGGCTGGAGCAGGACATGATCGCCGTGCCGATCGGCCCGCGCGTGCAGCGCTTCGCCACCGCCGCCTCGCCCGAGTACCTCGCCGCGCACGGGCACCCGCAGCACCCGCGCGACCTGCTGGGGCACGCCTGCCTGCGCGGCCAGTTCGCCAGCGGCGCCATCCCGGCCTGGGAATTCGAACGCGACGGTGAGATCGTGCTGATCGAGCCGAGCGGCCCGTTGCTGGTGCGCCTGGGCGCCGCGGTGGACCTGGCCATCGACGCCGCGGTCGGCGGCCTGGGCGTGATCCACCTGTTCGAAGACTGGCTACACCCACACCTGGACAGCGGCGCGCTGGAACCGGTGCTGGAGCCATGGTGGCAGAGCTTCAGCGGCCCGTTCCTCTATTACCCAGGGCGCCGCCATCTGCCCGCACCGCTGCGCGCGTTCGTGGATTTCATTCGGACGCCGTGA